The Polyangium spumosum DNA window GGTCCACGGCATCGAGCGCGTGCCCGAGGGCCGAGGCCTGCTCATCGGCAACCACTCGTCGCAGCTCGCCTACGACGGCATGATGGTGGCGACCGCGATGATGCTCGACGCGCGTCCGCCGCGGGCGGTCAAGGCGATGATCGAGAAGGTCTTCCAGCGCGTGCCGCTCGTGAACGTGTGGATGACGCGGGCCGGTCAGATCACGGGGCTGCCCGAGAACTGCGAGCGCCTGCTCGCGGACGACGAGCTCATCATGGTCTTCCCGGAGGGCGCGCGGGGCAGCGGCAAGCTCTGGAGGGACCGGTACAAGCTGCTCGACTTCGGGACGGGCTTCGTGCGCCTCGCGATGAAGACCCGCGCGCCGATCACGCCCTTCGCGTTCGTCGGCGGCGAGGAGGCGTGCCCGTCGATCGTCGACATCAAGCCGCTCGCCCGCGCGCTCGGCGTGCCGTATTTCCCCATCACGCCGACGCTGTTGCCCCTGCCGCTGCCGGCCCGCTGCTCGATCTGGTTCGGCGAGCCGATGTGGTTCGAGGGCACGGGCAACGAGGAGGACGCCGAGGTGATCCCCAAGGTGGAGGCGGTGAAGCGGCGGATCGCAGAGCTCATCGACGAGGGGAGGGCCGCGCGCACGAGCCTCTACCTGTGACGCGGACGGACGATCGCCTCTGACGTTCGGGTCTGGCTTGGCAAGTGCGCGCGTGATGGTGCACATTGCGCCCGCCATGAAGCCTTTGCTCGTCACCAGCGCGCTTCCCTACGCGAACGGCCACATCCACCTCGGGCACGTGCTCGAGTACACGATGACGGACATCTTCGTCCGGTACCAGCGCATGACCGGGCGCCGCTGCATCTACATCTGCGCGGACGACACGCACGGCACGTCGATCATGATTCGCGCGCGCAAGGAAGGTCGCTCCGAGGAGGCGGTGATCGCGGACATGAGCGCCGCGCACCAGCGCGACTTCGCGGACCTCATGATCCAGTTCGACCACTACGGCAGCACGAACTCGGCCGCGACGCGCGAGGTGTGTCACGAGATCTGGGCCTCGCTCCGGAAGAACGGGCGCATCGCGACGCGCGAGGTGACGCAGCTCTTCGATCCGCAGGCGGGCACGTTCCTCGCCGACCGCTTCGTGAAGGGCGCGTGCCCGCGCTGCGGCGCGCCGGACCAGTACGGCGATAGCTGCGACAAGTGCGGCTCGACGTACACCGCGACCGAGCTCGTCGAGCCGAGGAGCGTGCACACCGGCGCGCGCCCCGAGCTCCGGAGCGCCGAGCACCTGTTCGTCGCGATCGAGCCCGACCACGCCTTCCTCGCCGAATGGACGGCCGCCGAGGGCCGGATGCCGAGGGA harbors:
- a CDS encoding lysophospholipid acyltransferase family protein; protein product: MRALEGLFEALDRRIPRELAEIVEAVSPTVNALGYDKWGFSTAAAKRTLYVAAWFYRHYFRVEVHGIERVPEGRGLLIGNHSSQLAYDGMMVATAMMLDARPPRAVKAMIEKVFQRVPLVNVWMTRAGQITGLPENCERLLADDELIMVFPEGARGSGKLWRDRYKLLDFGTGFVRLAMKTRAPITPFAFVGGEEACPSIVDIKPLARALGVPYFPITPTLLPLPLPARCSIWFGEPMWFEGTGNEEDAEVIPKVEAVKRRIAELIDEGRAARTSLYL